In Oceanicoccus sp. KOV_DT_Chl, the DNA window GCCGTATTTACCAAGAGATCACCGGGCGTGATGTTAAACGCGGCAAAACCGGCATTAACTGCTGCAGGTAAAATACTATTGGAATCCAACGTGATACGGTCATTGAAAACCAACTCACTGGATTGATAATACAATCCACCGATATACTCCCAGGTTTCACCGACTGGAGAGGTAAAGCGAATCTCCTGACTAATTTGCTCATATTCTTCTTGTGAACGCAGTGAAAAAATAGTCGCGCCGGTGAAATCACAATCGCAGACTTCGTCATACTCATATTCGAGTAATCCGGTGATAAAAGTCAGTGTCCCCTCGCCCAAGGCGTAATTTGCAGTAAAGGTGATACTATCCGTTTCATTTTCACTGCTATCACCATTAGATGTACGTTTATAGTCTTGCTCATTATTTAAGACTGATGCATCAGCGCCAAAACCAGCAACCAGAAGCTGGCTATAGGTTAAATTGTTGGCACCGGGCTCTTCATTAACAATTTCAATTTGTCGACCGGTAACATCAAATTCACCATGTTCAACTTTCAGTGATAAATCTAAATTTTCATTTACGTCTAAAGCAAAAGCGAGACGAATAGTCTCTTCATCCCGTCCTGGCTCATCATCACCGCTAAAGATATTCTCCATATAACCGTCCATTTCACGGCTACGGTAGGCTAAGCGCGCACTTAAATTATCGGTAAGTCCCCCGTTGAGGACTAAATCAAAAATCTCTTCACCATGCTCTGGCTCATATAAAGCCGTCACCGAACCTTCAAATTCACTGCTTGGCTTGGCGGTGATAATACTCAGAGCACCTGAAATACTATTTTTACCAAATAATATATTTTGCGGGCCTCTAAGCACCTCAACCCTTTCTAAATCCAGAAAAGGAGCTCGGGATAATTGAGCACGACCGTAAGATACGCCATCTATATACATACCCGTAGATTGCTCAAAACCCTGATTAATCCCGGAACCAATACCACGTATGTAAATATTGGTACCGATACCCGTTTCAGACATGGTGAGATTTGGCACATAAGCCTGCAAATCCTCAATCTTATCGATCCCCGCCTCCATTAATTTCGAGCCAGAAACTGCAGAAACGGACACAGGTACGTCCTGCAAGCTTTCAGTACGAATTTGGGCCGTAACAAGAATCTCTTCAAGCACCAACTCCTCTGCAGTAAGCGGCGAGAATGGCGATAAAGATGAAAGTAGTGCAGCGGATACTAATGGAACGTAGTTACTTTTTTGACGACTCATATTTTCCCCCAAAGAAATTATGAAACTTATTGTTATATCAGTCGAATAACCGACACTGACGACCTTACTCCTCATTCTAGTACTAATAAAGCAAGTGTAAATAACAAATCCAAGCAATTAAGGGTCACTTATTAGATCACTTGTGAATATCTCAGACATTTAAAATATACCAAGTACCAGTCCGGCAGCCATTGCCTGACCTAACTCCTTGCATTGCGAAAGCATATCAACTGATGCCTCTCCCTGCATTATTAAGGGTTCAGCGATTAATTTTAAAGGATAGCCTTTAGCAATGACCTGAATTTGGCGGGCAGCTCCCGAGCCATCATTGCCTGCGCTAATAAAAAATGCATAAGGTATATTTAGCTGATGAGCTTGCGTGGGGTAAAAACTGCGGTCAAAAAAGTCTTTTAAACCGCCAGATAAATAACCCAAATTTTCAGGGCTGCCAAAAATCACACCATCCGCCCATAACAAATCCTTTGATGAGGCCTCCATTGCCCGTAACAGGCGGATTTCTATGCCTTTTTCACAATTCGCACCCGTAGCAACAGCAGCGGCTAACTGCCGGGTATTACCCGACTGCGAATGATAAATAATAGCAAGCTTCTTAGTCATATCATCAAGTTCGACTTAGCCAGCCAGATAGATCTTTCCCTGAGCGCTTAATTAATTCATATCTTGTATATTGATATAATAATAGGCCAAACAAGTTTGCTACGAGATCAATGGCCGACCCTTCACGGTAAGGTAAAAATAATTGGATAAGCTCAATCAACACACCATAAGAAAATAACGGCAGCAATTTGGCTAACCACATATGGCGGCTTGGGTAGCCAAGGTCTAATAGTACAAATAATACAAAGAACGCGACGCAGTGATTGGCTTTATCCCAACCCAAAGAAACTGTAGCCTGTTCTTGTGGCGCTAAAGCAAGAACAGTTATAGCAGTCAGGGCCAGTATAAATCCACAGCGAGAAAGGATAGAAATACTCAACAAAAGATCTCCATAAACAAGCAGTTAATATTATCTACGCCACAGCTAAAGACAATTGAAAAACCCGTTAAGCTCTCGATTATAACGATAACACTATGTGATTAAAAATAACTCACTATAGTCTTGCCAATATTGTTAAGGTCACTTTGCATAAACAGCAGCTTATGTCTTACTCATAGCCACAGACATATAGGATACTTTTCAGTGCTTTAAAACAAGAAATAGCGTATCAAGCTTAAGTAAATACACAGAAATCTGTACTCCTTGTTGGTAGCTAACAGCGAGTGTTGGAGACAATAATATCGCAACATTTGCAGTTTAAACCTGATATCGCCAGAACATATGCCGAATGATCAAGATGAATCGGCTGACCAAAACAATGGCGCACGAATAGCCTATAACAGGCTGCCAAACCGAAAATTTCAACTATACTGATATTTTTTACCATTCATCCAATCCGATCCACCCTCAAATCAGCTAGGTCTCATGTCCAAAAAAAACAATAATATGGTGAAGAATATCCTTATTGGGATAGTGATTGTATCGGTGCTAGTCGGTACTGGGTTGATATTGTATTTTTACCTTGGTGATACCAAACCCAAAACCTTCTACGTCCGCGACATCAATGATGCAACCTATGATTGCGAGGATAAAATTGTCAACAAATATGGCGATAAACTAGTAAGTAAGCATTACGACAATTTATCTTCCCGCTTTGAAGAGCAAAAAAATCAGTATCTAATCTACTACCGCATTAGCATCAAAGAAAAAGAAAACGGCCTACCCATGATCAATGACTATATGGCCAAGTGTGTTGTATGGGAAAAGCTAGGCTATGTCTCTGACTTCAGGGTTTACGAATTTTTAAAAGCCTAACCTAATTCAGGCCAGGCTTTTTGATACTACCTCATAAACATCGCTGGATAAATTTGGCGCTGCGAGAATTCTCTGTAATTCAGCTTTCATTAAATTGGCACTCTCAACGGTATACGTTTTCCATTTAGTCAGCGGCCCAACCAAGCGTGACGCCACCTGCGGATTAAGCCCGTTTAAATGAATAATCTGGTCGGCAAGAAAAGCATAGCCTGCCCCATCCTGCTGATGAAAATTTACCGGGTTTTGACCACAAAATGCGCCAATCAATGCACGTACTTTATTGGGATTTTTGATATCAAAAGCCGGGTGTTCATTAGCTCGGTAACCCTGCCCAATGTACCCGGGGTTGCGCACGTAGCCTGCGCCATAAACCATTGGTTAACCACCAATGCTTCATGCTGCCAGCGCTGGTAAAAAACACCTAGCACTCTGGCCTTCTCATGACCAAAAGAACTGTTTAGTAAAAAGCCAAAAGCTGCCAGCACATCCGTCATATTCTCTTCACGATCGAACTGTGCACTGCAGGCAGCCAACGCTTCATCACTTTCTAGCAACATCAAATAGGCCAATGCGGTATTTTTTAAACTTCGCTCAGCAATTTGTTCTGCTGTAGGCTGGTAAGCCTGTCTGGAATCATTCGCACGATAGGCCTGCCACAACTCCTGCTCTAGCTGTTCGGCTATCGTCAAGCGAGCAAAGGTACGCGCATGATAGATTGCATGTACATCGGCAGGGGATGAAATTTCAGCCAGATAGGCCTCTGTTGGTAATTGCAGCATCAAGGCAACCATTGCCTTATCAAGCGTATCATCAATTAAAATCGCCCGATAAGCGTCAATTAATCGAGAGTCACAATTAAGTTCCCGTCCAGCTTGATAATCGCTAACCAAATCATTAATTATCTGAACACCCAATTGCTGGGCCGCATCCCAGCGTATAAATCCGTCACTATCATGGTTCATTAAAAACATTAAATCATCGCGGCTATAATCAAATGCCAACTTAACTGGCGCTGAAAAGCCACGTAGTAAACTGGGGACGGGACGCTCAATGACGTTGTTAAAGATAAACTGTTGATTCGCCTCAGTGACATCAAGAACCAACTCGGTATTATCACTGCTTTCAACATTAGCCGCAGTACCAGCCAGCTCCAGGCGCAAGGCACCTGCCTCACCTAATAAGGCCATTGCCAGTGGAATATGGAAAGGTTGCTTCTCCGTTTCACCCGCTAACAAAGGGCAGTTCTGCGCAACATCCAGCGTATAGGTTTGGGCATGCTCATCGTAGTGACCTGAGATCGTCAGCCGTGGAGTACCCGCCTGACTGTACCAACGCCTAAATTGTTTCAAGTCCTTGCCTGATGCATCTTCCATCGCTTTAACAAAATCTTCACAGGTTACGGCCTGTCCATCATGGCGATCAAAATACAGATCTGAACCTTTACGGAAATTTTCTGGCCCCAGCAAATTGGCTATCATCCTGACAACCTCGGCGCCTTTTTCATAAATCGTCACGGTATAAAAATTGGAAATTTCCATAAACGACTCAGGCCGTACCGGGTGTGCCATCGGTCCACCGTCTTCAGCAAACTGTATGGAGCGCAGCATTGATACATCTTCCACTCGCTTAACCGTACGCGACCCCATATCGGCAGAAAATTCAGTGTCTCGATAGACGGTGAAGCCTTCTTTTAAACTAAGCTGAAACCAATCTCGACAGGTCACCCGATTGCCGGACCAGTTATGGAAATACTCATGGGCAACCACACCCTCTACCCGTTGAAACCCGGCATCGGTAGTGGTTTCGGGTTTAGCTAATACACAGGAAGTATTAAAAATATTGAGACTTTTGTTCTCCATAGCGCCCATATTAAAATCATCAACGGCTACAATGTTGAATATGTTCAAGTCGTATTCGCGACCATAGACTTCTTCGTCCCATCGCATCGACGCTTTTAGTGAAGTCATTGCATGCTCGCACTTATCGAGATCCTTAGCTTCAACAAATATTCTCAATGTGACATGTTGATCGGAAGCGGTGGTAAAATAATCCTCAGTAAATGCCAAATCCCCAGCAACTAATGCAAATAAATAGGCAGGTTTTTTAAAGGGGTCATCCCACTTCACCCAGTGGCGGTTATTGTCCAGCTCGCCACTAGCCACCTGATTTCCATTTGACAGTAATACCGGATACCGTTTCTTATCAGCCTCTATAGTGGTAGTAAATACCGACATAACATCAGGCCGATCAAGATAGTAGGTAATTTTTCTGAAACCTTCTGCCTCACACTGAGTGCAAAACATCGTCTGGGACTTATATAAGCCTTCTAATGATGTGTTTTCCTGCGGTTTTATTTCGGTAGTACAGGTCAACGTAAAGTGGTCGGGAACTGAATGAATTACTAGTGATTCTGCAGTGACCACGAAGCGATCTGCTGCTAATAACACACCGTCGATTTTTATTGATTGTAAAACCAGGTCCTGCCCGTGCAGTTCTAATGGTACGCTATTATCAGCAGCATCAGGATTGCGATGCAACAATAATGTTGACGTTACCACAGTCAAACTCTCATCCAGAGAAAAGTGCAAATCCGTTTTTTCAATTAAGAAATCAGGAACCTTATAGTCTTTTAAATAAATAGTGTGCGGTTGCGCATCACGCATTTTGTATGCTCCAAAAATTAACTTTGTATAATTATTATAAAATCAGTGTGTACTGAACTCGATATGATAAGCGCCAAATTTTCTAATATTCAATACGCCCACGTCGAGGATAAGATATTGGCCTTTTATTCCTTTCAACACGCCCTCAATAAGAGGTTGCTTGTCAAAATTCAGTGAAATCACTTTGCTGGGAAATTCTGCTACTGGAAAGTCGAATTCATAAGCCTGGGCATCATCGATTGATTGTATCGCTTGCAAACCATACTGTTGCTGCAACTCTGCAATGGATGCTGCGCATTCTTGTTGTAGGCGATTCTTCTCAGCAACTAAATCAATAAACTCAACATCACCCTTTAACATCTTGCGCCAATTGGTTTTGTCTGCAACATGATTTTTAAACACCACTTCAACCAAGCCAGATAGACGTCGAGTTGAAACTCGATAGATCGGCAACGCCTGAATAGCACCTTGATCAATCCAGCGGGTAGGCACCTGAGTGCCGCGTGTGATACCCACCTTAATACCTGAAGAATTAGCAAGATAAACAACATGATCAATCATGCAATTGGCTTCCCCCCACTCTGGCTCACGGCATGTGCCGTGTTCATAGTGGCATTTTTCAGGGCTCATTATGCAAGTATCACATTGTGCCAGTTTGGTGAAACAAGGATAGCAGTAGCCTTGATTAAAACTCTTTTTAGTATTGCGTCCGCAATGATTACATTGAATAGCACCGGTATAGTGTAACTTGATGGATTTACCAATAAGTTCATTTAATGGCACCAGCTGGTCACTCAGTGGCAACTGATAAAGTACTTGATTATCACTCTCCCCGGCCATAGCCACTTGCATTTTACGTAGGTTACCAGCGATTAGATCAGACAATTGAAAACTCCGGTGAAATTTTATAAATCAGGTTTACTTTTAGTGCCATTTTAGAGGAGTGTCGGCATCAGCATCGGGAGAAGCGTCATCCCCGCACTGCTCTCCTTCAGCCTTGCTGCCACGATCTATATAACCCACGCGTTGTTCCTCAGGAAGAAAGCGCTGTTCGTAATTAATCACTGCTTCCATACATAATTCTTTTTGCTCTTGTGTCAGGGCTTTACCATCAGGCCATTTTCCAATTTCTATGGCCTTCTTTAAACTGGCATGAATGTCCGGCGTAAGGTTGTTAATTAATTGTTCAAAATTCATGTCGTACTCTGCATTCGTATTAAAAAGATAGTATTCAGGTTCTTGCATTGAACCAACCATAAAGCTAGTTCTGAATCTGCTGATCGGCAGAAAACTTATCAATCAGAGCCGCGCCTAACCCCATCAAACAGCCCATAATTAAACCGCCTAAATGGGCAACATTGGCGATTTTACCAGCCCCAAGCATGCCGGCAAAACCGGCAAAACCCAACACCATCATCCCTAAAGAAAAATATAAAATTACGTTTGGGATTTGCAAATTTTTAGCTGGCCTTAATAGACTCCAAATCCAGCCGTACCCGAGCAAGCCATAGACTACACCCGACATGCCTCCAAATATTGACACCTCGGCATACTTGGCTTGAAGTATGTTAGACCCTAAACCGATAACCATAGTGATGCCCAGCATTCTAACACTGCCCTGAAGCAACTCAATGCGCTGGCCAACGAACCACAACAAACACATATTAAAAGCGATGTGCATTAATCCAAAATGTAGAAAGATAGGGGTAATCAAGCGCCAATACTGCCCTTCAGGAATACTAAAGACTACATACTGTCTCACTCGATCGAAATCGAAAAAAGTAAAATATTTGACTAGATCATAATCACGATCGAAGGAAACAATAAGAAAGCCAACAATACTCAGGGCAATAAAAACGATCGTTACAGGTAAGTGTTGAAAAAGCTTAC includes these proteins:
- a CDS encoding TonB-dependent receptor, whose amino-acid sequence is MSRQKSNYVPLVSAALLSSLSPFSPLTAEELVLEEILVTAQIRTESLQDVPVSVSAVSGSKLMEAGIDKIEDLQAYVPNLTMSETGIGTNIYIRGIGSGINQGFEQSTGMYIDGVSYGRAQLSRAPFLDLERVEVLRGPQNILFGKNSISGALSIITAKPSSEFEGSVTALYEPEHGEEIFDLVLNGGLTDNLSARLAYRSREMDGYMENIFSGDDEPGRDEETIRLAFALDVNENLDLSLKVEHGEFDVTGRQIEIVNEEPGANNLTYSQLLVAGFGADASVLNNEQDYKRTSNGDSSENETDSITFTANYALGEGTLTFITGLLEYEYDEVCDCDFTGATIFSLRSQEEYEQISQEIRFTSPVGETWEYIGGLYYQSSELVFNDRITLDSNSILPAAVNAGFAAFNITPGDLLVNTAVPREFTTDTDIYSAFLQATWNVRDDLRLTFGGRYTEEEKDGSRELTYTDLQGNELPFDYGSIFSAQPFGVDAVYGLVFKVDRHNLKDSRNEQAFSPSILVEYDINPDMMMYANISQGSKSGGFDARSNADPAGSPPEFPAAAAGFGYFPNVGTFEYEDEKATSFELGAKTTLMDGAAELNVALFYTEYEDLQVSIFDGTLGFNVGNAGEAETYGLELDGRWRVTESFTVSGSLAYLDFEFTDYAEGQCNFGETPNSPSGNNCDYKGRTNQYVADWSGSLTGNYFTTIGDSLTLSSSLDLIFTDDYNPTQTLDPGMDQDGYVKVNARIAISDINANWEVALIGKNLTDEEIMTYGNQTPLAGTSFDVASRYAFYERSKSVAVQGVYRF
- a CDS encoding flavodoxin family protein — protein: MTKKLAIIYHSQSGNTRQLAAAVATGANCEKGIEIRLLRAMEASSKDLLWADGVIFGSPENLGYLSGGLKDFFDRSFYPTQAHQLNIPYAFFISAGNDGSGAARQIQVIAKGYPLKLIAEPLIMQGEASVDMLSQCKELGQAMAAGLVLGIF
- a CDS encoding VanZ family protein codes for the protein MLSISILSRCGFILALTAITVLALAPQEQATVSLGWDKANHCVAFFVLFVLLDLGYPSRHMWLAKLLPLFSYGVLIELIQLFLPYREGSAIDLVANLFGLLLYQYTRYELIKRSGKDLSGWLSRT
- a CDS encoding DUF2797 domain-containing protein, whose product is MQVAMAGESDNQVLYQLPLSDQLVPLNELIGKSIKLHYTGAIQCNHCGRNTKKSFNQGYCYPCFTKLAQCDTCIMSPEKCHYEHGTCREPEWGEANCMIDHVVYLANSSGIKVGITRGTQVPTRWIDQGAIQALPIYRVSTRRLSGLVEVVFKNHVADKTNWRKMLKGDVEFIDLVAEKNRLQQECAASIAELQQQYGLQAIQSIDDAQAYEFDFPVAEFPSKVISLNFDKQPLIEGVLKGIKGQYLILDVGVLNIRKFGAYHIEFSTH
- a CDS encoding YeaC family protein gives rise to the protein MQEPEYYLFNTNAEYDMNFEQLINNLTPDIHASLKKAIEIGKWPDGKALTQEQKELCMEAVINYEQRFLPEEQRVGYIDRGSKAEGEQCGDDASPDADADTPLKWH
- a CDS encoding rhomboid family intramembrane serine protease, which gives rise to MGEIVVVNVGLDEDLQAFSQYLWQQGVAHRVIESEGRRLLLVGDKTVAAQVHDIYQQWQDGVEELPAINLPPKPEAAVIASKLFQHLPVTIVFIALSIVGFLIVSFDRDYDLVKYFTFFDFDRVRQYVVFSIPEGQYWRLITPIFLHFGLMHIAFNMCLLWFVGQRIELLQGSVRMLGITMVIGLGSNILQAKYAEVSIFGGMSGVVYGLLGYGWIWSLLRPAKNLQIPNVILYFSLGMMVLGFAGFAGMLGAGKIANVAHLGGLIMGCLMGLGAALIDKFSADQQIQN